A region from the Terriglobia bacterium genome encodes:
- a CDS encoding PDZ domain-containing protein translates to MWTPRPVFRLVPRATIVAAFPILALLWSLDAAPGVLAAAPMRLATQPDIHGDLIVFVHAEDIWTVPASGGVAKRITFHEGEERYPKFSPDGKRIAFTADYDGNTDVYVMNTEGGDITRVTYHPGKDEVVGWHPTNGKILFRSGRDAYSRFTRLYLIAPDGSGLEALPLPEAGWGSYSPDGSEIAYTRVATEDRTWKRYRGGLAPDLYLYDFRTGVDRRLTDARGTERFPMWMGDTIYFEADPDGVLNLFSLDPGTGQQKQLTRFTDYDAGRPSDGTGKIVYDRAGGLEVFDPVTGQSKSVSFEILADSPEARPYVKNVKDWITHIGLSPDGNRALVVARGDVFTVPREKGAVRNLSRDPGSRDKDAAWSPDGKWIAFFSDRSGEYEIWLTDPMGKDKPVRLTTHRDGYRFALRWSPDSKRLAFTDQTLTLSYIDLDTKAITKVDKADDEAMDLGQDAKPIFDDAWSPDGRFLAYTKMGSDLVNRIWIYAVETREAKPVTAGPLDAFGPVFSEDGQRLFFVSNRRFDPTYSDMDFELVYKKVAGLYALSLRAGSPALLPPKTGDEPRKPKWREKSRYEAEKGEEPKSKEPPPKTIVEFGGIEGRIEPLPLPRGNYRNLGVGRGSLYFLDADEGDFNRFDIREPEARKLVAFDLDERKTRTVLEAVDDYALSPDGKELVWRKGSDIGIVDTDDDKAKAEPLDLAGLTMTVDPRAEWKQIYREVWRTERDYYYDPGMHGLDWAAIGKKYEPLIEAAESRAEVRWVIGELIGELSTSHTYVYGGDRHRKPETIPVGMLGADWAADAATGRYRILRILRVPDWAKGAVPPLAAPGVDAREGDLLVAVDGREVTTAKEVYAAFEGLADKPVRLTLASGAKATDARDVVVVPSPDESRFRYLDWVERNLETVEAASGGKVGYLHLPDTFTGSAEMFPLYWYGQTRKEGLIVDGRYNAGGLDPDPFLDRINSPILYYWTRRYSHDYASPLVATRAHKAMLTNRQAGSGGDQLPSEFQLKKMGPLIGTRTWGGLVGISMFTPLVDGGAITAPDYRVYTTEGKWVIENEGVTPDITVDLDPAEMAKGYDAQLMKAVDYLMKKIAEEPRPAPARPPFPTTR, encoded by the coding sequence ATGTGGACCCCTCGGCCGGTATTCCGCCTCGTCCCGCGCGCGACGATCGTCGCCGCGTTCCCCATTCTCGCCCTCCTGTGGTCCCTCGACGCCGCGCCCGGCGTTCTCGCCGCGGCGCCGATGAGGCTCGCCACGCAGCCGGACATTCACGGCGACCTGATCGTCTTCGTCCACGCGGAGGACATCTGGACCGTCCCGGCGAGCGGCGGCGTCGCGAAGCGGATCACGTTCCACGAGGGGGAGGAGCGATACCCCAAATTCTCCCCCGACGGGAAGCGGATCGCGTTCACCGCGGACTACGACGGCAACACCGACGTCTACGTGATGAACACCGAGGGGGGGGACATCACGCGGGTCACCTACCACCCGGGGAAGGACGAGGTCGTAGGCTGGCACCCGACGAACGGGAAGATCCTGTTCCGCTCGGGGCGCGACGCGTACAGCCGCTTCACCCGGCTCTACCTGATCGCGCCCGACGGCTCGGGGCTCGAGGCGCTCCCGCTCCCGGAGGCCGGCTGGGGCAGCTACTCCCCGGACGGCTCCGAGATCGCGTACACCCGCGTCGCCACCGAGGACAGGACCTGGAAGCGATACCGCGGCGGGCTGGCCCCGGACCTCTACCTCTACGATTTCCGCACCGGCGTCGATCGACGCCTGACCGACGCGCGTGGGACCGAGCGCTTCCCGATGTGGATGGGCGACACGATCTACTTCGAGGCCGACCCGGACGGCGTCCTGAACTTGTTCTCCCTCGACCCCGGCACCGGCCAGCAGAAGCAGCTCACCCGCTTCACCGACTACGACGCCGGGCGGCCGTCCGACGGCACCGGCAAGATCGTGTACGACCGCGCGGGCGGGCTCGAGGTCTTCGACCCGGTCACGGGACAGTCGAAGTCGGTCTCCTTCGAGATCCTGGCGGACTCCCCGGAGGCGCGCCCCTACGTCAAGAACGTCAAGGACTGGATCACCCACATCGGGCTCTCCCCGGACGGGAACCGCGCGCTCGTGGTGGCCCGGGGCGACGTCTTCACCGTTCCTCGCGAGAAGGGGGCGGTCCGCAACCTCTCGCGCGACCCCGGCTCCCGCGACAAGGACGCGGCCTGGTCGCCGGACGGCAAGTGGATCGCGTTCTTCTCCGACCGCAGCGGCGAGTACGAGATCTGGCTCACCGACCCGATGGGAAAGGACAAGCCGGTCCGGCTCACGACGCACCGCGACGGGTATCGCTTCGCCCTGCGCTGGTCCCCCGACTCGAAGCGGCTCGCCTTCACCGACCAGACGCTGACGCTCTCGTACATCGACCTGGACACCAAGGCGATCACGAAGGTGGACAAGGCGGACGACGAGGCCATGGACTTGGGCCAAGACGCCAAGCCGATCTTCGACGACGCCTGGTCGCCCGACGGCCGGTTCCTCGCGTACACCAAGATGGGCTCCGACCTCGTGAACCGGATCTGGATCTACGCCGTCGAGACCCGGGAAGCGAAGCCGGTGACCGCGGGCCCGCTCGACGCCTTCGGCCCGGTGTTCTCCGAGGACGGGCAGCGGCTCTTCTTCGTGAGCAACCGCCGGTTCGACCCGACGTACAGCGACATGGACTTCGAGCTGGTCTACAAGAAGGTCGCGGGGCTCTACGCCCTGTCCCTTCGCGCGGGCTCACCGGCGCTCCTGCCCCCCAAGACCGGCGACGAGCCCCGGAAGCCCAAGTGGAGGGAGAAGTCTCGATACGAGGCCGAGAAGGGGGAGGAGCCGAAGTCGAAGGAGCCGCCGCCGAAGACGATCGTGGAGTTCGGCGGGATCGAAGGACGCATCGAGCCGTTGCCGCTCCCCCGTGGCAACTACCGCAACCTCGGCGTCGGGCGAGGCTCGCTGTACTTCCTCGACGCGGACGAGGGAGATTTCAACCGGTTCGACATCCGCGAGCCGGAGGCCCGCAAGCTCGTGGCCTTCGACCTCGACGAGCGGAAGACCCGCACCGTCCTCGAGGCGGTGGACGACTACGCCCTCTCCCCCGACGGGAAGGAGCTGGTCTGGCGCAAGGGGAGCGACATCGGGATCGTGGACACCGACGACGACAAGGCCAAGGCCGAGCCGCTCGACCTCGCGGGCCTGACGATGACCGTCGATCCGCGCGCGGAGTGGAAGCAGATCTACCGCGAGGTCTGGCGCACGGAGCGCGACTACTACTACGACCCCGGGATGCACGGCCTCGACTGGGCCGCGATCGGCAAGAAGTACGAGCCGCTGATCGAGGCGGCGGAGAGCCGGGCCGAGGTGAGGTGGGTCATCGGCGAGCTGATCGGGGAGCTGTCGACGTCCCACACGTACGTTTACGGCGGCGACCGGCACCGCAAGCCCGAGACGATCCCGGTCGGGATGCTCGGCGCCGATTGGGCCGCCGATGCCGCGACCGGCCGTTACCGGATCCTGCGCATCCTCCGCGTCCCCGACTGGGCGAAAGGCGCGGTCCCGCCGCTGGCGGCACCCGGCGTCGATGCCCGGGAAGGCGATCTCCTCGTCGCGGTGGACGGCCGGGAGGTCACGACCGCGAAGGAGGTCTACGCGGCGTTCGAGGGGCTGGCGGACAAGCCGGTGAGGCTCACGCTGGCTTCCGGCGCCAAGGCGACCGACGCTCGCGACGTCGTGGTGGTCCCGTCGCCCGACGAGTCCAGGTTCCGGTACCTCGACTGGGTCGAGCGCAACCTCGAGACCGTCGAGGCGGCCTCGGGCGGCAAGGTCGGCTACCTGCACCTCCCCGACACCTTCACCGGCTCGGCGGAGATGTTCCCGCTCTACTGGTATGGGCAGACGCGGAAGGAAGGGCTGATCGTGGACGGGCGCTACAACGCCGGCGGGCTCGACCCCGATCCGTTCCTCGATCGGATCAACAGCCCGATCCTCTACTACTGGACGCGCCGCTACTCGCACGACTACGCGTCCCCGCTGGTGGCGACGCGGGCGCACAAGGCGATGCTCACGAACCGGCAGGCCGGCTCCGGCGGCGATCAGCTCCCGTCGGAGTTCCAGCTCAAGAAGATGGGGCCGCTGATCGGCACGCGCACCTGGGGCGGCCTCGTCGGGATCTCGATGTTCACGCCGCTGGTGGACGGCGGCGCCATCACGGCCCCCGATTACCGCGTCTACACGACCGAAGGGAAATGGGTGATCGAGAACGAGGGGGTGACGCCCGACATCACGGTCGACCTCGATCCCGCCGAGATGGCGAAGGGATACGACGCGCAGCTCATGAAAGCGGTGGACTACCTGATGAAGAAGATCGCCGAGGAGCCCCGCCCGGCGCCCGCCCGGCCGCCGTTCCCGACGACAAGGTAG
- a CDS encoding YaiI/YqxD family protein, with protein MLDIYVDGDGCPVKDEVYRVAERYGLRVLVVSHVPIRVPSRSRVEPVRVKRGFGAADDWIAEHILEEDIAVTADIPLADRCLKRGARVVAPNGHFFTEASIGDALASRELMEHLRQMGEVTGGPAPFVPADRSRFLSRLDEAVVAVRLGKAVRR; from the coding sequence GTGCTGGACATCTACGTCGACGGCGACGGCTGCCCGGTCAAGGACGAGGTCTACAGGGTCGCGGAGCGGTACGGGCTCCGGGTGCTCGTGGTCTCCCACGTCCCGATCCGCGTCCCGTCGCGGAGCCGGGTCGAGCCGGTCAGGGTGAAGAGGGGATTCGGGGCGGCGGACGACTGGATCGCCGAGCACATCCTGGAGGAGGATATCGCGGTCACCGCCGACATTCCGCTGGCCGACCGGTGCCTGAAGCGCGGCGCGCGCGTCGTTGCCCCCAACGGGCACTTCTTCACCGAGGCGTCGATCGGTGACGCCCTGGCGAGCCGCGAGCTGATGGAGCACCTGCGGCAGATGGGGGAGGTCACCGGCGGGCCGGCGCCCTTCGTCCCCGCCGACCGGTCTCGATTCCTCTCCCGCCTCGACGAGGCCGTCGTCGCGGTCAGGCTCGGCAAGGCGGTCCGCCGCTGA
- a CDS encoding bacterioferritin: protein MHRKKSIDLLNRAAADELQAVHQYMYFHFHLDDQGLGPLAALFKRTAIEEMMHIELLAERILFLKGEVELVAAGEVEKIDDPQKMLLKAAEMEQASAAFYNQAATECGAIQDSASKQLFERLVGDEERHFDQYDKQLAHIKKFGENYLALQSFAGPGEGGAPPAGAGAA, encoded by the coding sequence ATGCACCGCAAGAAGAGCATCGACCTGTTGAACCGGGCGGCGGCGGACGAGCTCCAGGCGGTCCACCAGTACATGTACTTCCACTTCCACCTCGACGACCAGGGGCTCGGCCCCCTGGCCGCGCTGTTCAAGCGGACCGCGATCGAGGAGATGATGCACATCGAGCTCCTCGCCGAGCGGATCCTGTTCCTGAAGGGGGAGGTGGAGCTGGTCGCGGCGGGGGAGGTCGAGAAGATCGACGACCCGCAGAAGATGCTGCTCAAGGCGGCCGAGATGGAGCAGGCGAGCGCCGCGTTCTACAACCAGGCGGCGACGGAGTGCGGCGCGATCCAGGACTCGGCGTCGAAGCAGCTTTTCGAGCGTCTCGTGGGCGACGAGGAGCGGCACTTCGACCAGTACGACAAGCAGCTCGCGCACATCAAGAAGTTCGGCGAGAACTACCTCGCGCTGCAGTCGTTCGCCGGTCCGGGCGAGGGCGGCGCACCGCCCGCTGGAGCCGGAGCGGCCTGA
- a CDS encoding fatty acid desaturase, which translates to MKRINWPTAVFLLATPIAAVAAVSALLALRGFRLADLVLLVVFAAATGLSVTAGYHRLFAHRAYDAIAPVRIAFLLVGAGAFQQSVLDWSADHRRHHKNVDDEADPYNINRGFLWAHIGWLLVADTTAREFSNVPDLLADRWVVLQHRFYLPLALLMGFGAPLAAGYALGSPWGGIVWGGLVRVVVVHHATFFVNSLAHTLGRRPYTTATSARDSFVTALLTFGEGYHNFHHRFAADYRNGVRTGQYDPTKWLIRLLAAIRLAWNLKTVPRERIVAAEVECARERLTVRLRGHAERISSGLLERFGEMSAALHRASLRLAELERARARRAEIRAARRELRRFRREWRAMVAALEQEARVLPA; encoded by the coding sequence ATGAAGCGGATCAACTGGCCGACGGCGGTCTTCCTGCTCGCGACGCCGATCGCCGCGGTCGCGGCGGTGTCGGCGCTCCTGGCTCTCCGGGGATTCCGGCTCGCCGATCTCGTTCTCCTCGTCGTCTTCGCCGCCGCGACCGGACTGAGCGTCACGGCCGGCTATCACCGGCTGTTCGCGCACCGCGCGTACGACGCGATCGCCCCGGTCCGCATCGCGTTCCTCCTCGTCGGCGCCGGCGCCTTCCAGCAGTCGGTCCTCGACTGGTCCGCGGACCACAGGCGGCACCACAAGAACGTCGACGACGAGGCGGACCCGTACAACATCAACCGCGGGTTCCTCTGGGCGCACATCGGCTGGCTTCTCGTCGCCGACACGACTGCCCGCGAGTTCTCCAACGTGCCCGACCTCCTCGCCGACCGCTGGGTGGTCCTGCAGCACCGCTTCTACCTGCCGCTGGCGCTCCTGATGGGATTCGGGGCTCCTCTCGCCGCGGGGTACGCGCTGGGATCGCCCTGGGGCGGGATCGTCTGGGGCGGCCTCGTCCGGGTCGTCGTCGTGCACCACGCGACGTTCTTCGTGAACTCGCTCGCGCACACCCTGGGCCGGCGGCCGTACACGACCGCCACCTCCGCCCGCGACAGCTTCGTGACCGCGCTCCTCACCTTCGGCGAGGGGTATCACAACTTCCACCACCGGTTCGCCGCCGATTACCGGAACGGGGTGCGAACGGGTCAGTACGACCCGACCAAGTGGCTCATCCGCCTCCTCGCCGCGATCCGCCTCGCGTGGAATCTGAAGACCGTGCCCCGCGAGAGGATCGTCGCGGCGGAAGTCGAGTGCGCGCGCGAGCGGCTGACGGTCAGGCTCCGCGGCCACGCGGAACGGATATCGAGCGGCCTCCTGGAGCGGTTCGGCGAGATGTCGGCCGCGCTCCACCGCGCGAGCCTCAGGCTCGCCGAGCTCGAGCGCGCCCGAGCCCGGCGCGCGGAGATCCGCGCCGCCCGGCGCGAGCTTCGGCGGTTCCGGCGCGAATGGCGGGCGATGGTCGCGGCGCTCGAGCAGGAAGCCCGAGTGCTTCCGGCGTAG
- a CDS encoding transporter codes for MAPSRRRTSSAAPWVAAVVMASQVHAGASTESPIQDNSFLVEEAYNQEPGVIQHISSYARSHGDGSWVYTFTEEWPAGGQVHQISATLPVLGVSTDARRRHGLGDVALNYRYQAVGDGAARVAVAPRLSLILPTGDEAQALGSGSRGLQVAVPASIVVARRFVTHWNLGGTWLPNARSPSGDEARATAVNAGASVVWLARPRLNVLLETVWARAEFVTGPGRTAIASSAFVNPGLRWAFDTAAGLQIVPGVAVPLGVGPSSGERQVFLYLSFEHPLKRR; via the coding sequence ATGGCCCCCTCCAGGCGTCGCACCTCGAGCGCCGCCCCGTGGGTGGCCGCGGTCGTGATGGCGTCGCAGGTCCACGCCGGGGCTTCCACGGAGTCGCCCATCCAGGACAACAGCTTCCTCGTCGAGGAGGCGTACAATCAGGAGCCCGGCGTCATCCAGCACATCAGCTCGTACGCTCGGTCGCACGGAGACGGCTCGTGGGTTTACACGTTCACCGAGGAATGGCCCGCCGGAGGGCAGGTCCACCAGATCAGCGCCACGCTGCCCGTCCTCGGGGTGAGCACCGACGCGAGGCGGCGCCATGGCCTGGGTGACGTCGCTCTGAACTATCGCTACCAGGCCGTCGGCGACGGCGCCGCGCGCGTTGCCGTCGCCCCACGGCTGTCGTTGATCCTCCCGACCGGCGACGAGGCGCAGGCTCTGGGATCCGGCAGCCGGGGACTGCAGGTCGCCGTTCCGGCGAGCATCGTCGTCGCGCGTCGGTTCGTCACGCACTGGAACCTCGGGGGAACCTGGCTCCCCAACGCCAGGAGCCCGTCCGGCGACGAAGCCCGAGCCACGGCCGTCAACGCCGGCGCCAGCGTTGTATGGCTCGCGCGACCGAGGCTCAACGTCCTGCTCGAAACCGTCTGGGCTCGGGCCGAGTTCGTCACGGGTCCCGGCCGGACAGCGATAGCGAGCAGCGCCTTCGTGAACCCGGGCCTGCGGTGGGCGTTCGACACCGCCGCCGGCCTCCAGATCGTCCCGGGCGTCGCCGTGCCGCTGGGTGTCGGCCCGAGCTCGGGGGAGCGACAGGTCTTCCTCTACCTCAGCTTCGAGCATCCCCTGAAACGACGCTGA
- a CDS encoding FAD-binding oxidoreductase: MAGLVIQTIDGKTMALSTDALDAFRGELRGRLCLPGDPGYDEARTLWNAMIDKHPAAVVRAAGASDVIQTVRLAAKHGLLLSVRGGGHNIAGNAVCDAGLMLDLSRMDSVRVNPTERTARVGPGARLADLDKETQAFGLATPVGINSTTGVAGLTLGGGFGWLSRKYGLTVDNLLSADVVTAAGELVHTNDTDHPDLFWAIRGGGGNFGVVTSFKFRLHPVGPQVIAGLIVHPWASARQVLLEYRRFVARAPDELSCWVVMRKAPPLPFLPQEVHGKEVLVLALCHAGDLASGEKAAAPFKAIGKPIADVVGPHPFAGWQTAFDPLLTPGERNYWKSHDFVDLEDGLIDVLLDGIGRLPSPQCEIFVGNLGGAINRVPAGATAYPHRNVNFVMNVHTRWSDPSQDKACIAWARALYDAAAPFATGGVYVNFMPDDEVQRVRSGAYGPNYDRLAKVKAKYDPRNLLRMNQNIAPSVPA; this comes from the coding sequence ATGGCGGGACTCGTCATCCAGACGATCGACGGCAAGACGATGGCACTTTCGACCGACGCGCTCGACGCGTTCCGCGGCGAGCTCCGAGGTCGCCTGTGCTTACCGGGGGATCCAGGGTACGACGAGGCGAGGACGCTCTGGAACGCGATGATCGACAAGCACCCTGCGGCGGTCGTGCGCGCGGCCGGGGCGAGCGACGTGATCCAGACCGTCCGGCTGGCCGCGAAACACGGCCTGCTGCTCTCCGTCCGGGGCGGTGGGCACAACATCGCGGGGAACGCCGTTTGCGATGCCGGGTTGATGCTCGACCTGTCGCGGATGGACTCGGTTCGGGTCAATCCCACCGAGCGCACCGCCCGCGTCGGGCCGGGCGCCAGGCTGGCCGATCTCGACAAGGAGACCCAGGCCTTCGGTCTCGCGACACCGGTGGGGATCAACTCGACGACTGGAGTCGCCGGACTGACTCTCGGCGGAGGATTCGGCTGGCTCAGTCGCAAGTACGGGCTGACGGTCGACAACCTCCTGTCAGCCGACGTGGTGACTGCCGCGGGAGAGCTGGTTCACACGAACGACACGGACCATCCCGATCTCTTCTGGGCGATCCGCGGCGGAGGCGGGAACTTCGGTGTCGTGACCTCGTTCAAGTTCAGGCTCCACCCTGTCGGCCCCCAGGTCATCGCCGGGCTCATCGTTCACCCGTGGGCGAGCGCGAGACAGGTGCTCCTCGAGTACCGCCGCTTCGTCGCCCGGGCGCCGGACGAGCTGAGCTGCTGGGTGGTGATGCGGAAGGCGCCGCCCCTTCCCTTCCTCCCGCAAGAGGTCCACGGCAAGGAGGTCCTCGTCCTCGCCCTCTGTCACGCCGGCGACCTCGCCTCGGGCGAGAAGGCCGCGGCGCCGTTCAAGGCGATCGGGAAGCCGATCGCGGACGTCGTGGGGCCCCATCCGTTCGCGGGATGGCAGACGGCCTTCGACCCGCTGCTCACCCCCGGCGAGCGCAACTACTGGAAGTCGCACGATTTCGTCGACCTCGAGGACGGCCTGATCGACGTGCTCCTGGACGGCATCGGCCGTCTCCCATCGCCCCAGTGCGAGATCTTCGTCGGGAACCTCGGCGGCGCGATCAACCGGGTCCCCGCCGGGGCCACGGCCTACCCGCACCGGAACGTCAACTTCGTGATGAACGTCCACACGCGCTGGAGCGATCCATCGCAGGACAAGGCGTGCATCGCGTGGGCGCGGGCGCTCTACGACGCCGCCGCGCCGTTCGCGACGGGGGGCGTCTACGTCAACTTCATGCCGGACGACGAGGTGCAGCGTGTCCGCTCGGGAGCCTACGGCCCGAACTACG
- a CDS encoding ROK family protein encodes MRIGVDLGGTKIEAIALTGEGAVFDRKRVPTPRDDYHATLRAIAALVGSLEEEIGERATVGIGTPGAISPATGRMKNANSVWLNGRPLAEDLAKRLDRPIRIANDADCFALSEARDGAGSGARLVFGVILGTGVGGGIVADGRIVTGPNAIGGEWGHNPLPWPASGEWPGPSCYCGRTGCIERFLSGPGLALDYQEATGDAVEPPGIVARSEAGDAAADAALVRYEERLARGLASVINVLDPDVIVLGGGLSNLKRLYRGVPERWASWVFSDRVDTRLVPPAHGDSSGVRGAACLWPASRG; translated from the coding sequence GTGCGCATCGGGGTCGATCTCGGGGGCACCAAGATCGAAGCGATCGCCCTGACCGGGGAGGGAGCCGTGTTCGATCGGAAGAGGGTGCCGACGCCCAGGGACGATTACCACGCGACGCTCCGGGCGATCGCCGCCCTCGTGGGTTCGCTCGAGGAAGAGATCGGCGAGCGAGCCACGGTGGGGATCGGAACACCGGGGGCGATCTCCCCGGCGACCGGGCGGATGAAGAACGCCAACTCCGTCTGGCTCAACGGCCGGCCGCTCGCGGAGGATCTCGCGAAGCGGCTCGACCGGCCGATCCGGATCGCGAACGACGCCGACTGCTTCGCGCTCTCCGAGGCCCGGGACGGCGCCGGCTCGGGGGCGAGGCTCGTTTTCGGGGTGATCCTCGGCACCGGCGTCGGGGGCGGGATCGTGGCGGACGGGCGGATCGTGACGGGGCCGAACGCGATCGGCGGGGAGTGGGGCCACAATCCCCTCCCGTGGCCTGCGTCCGGTGAGTGGCCCGGGCCCTCCTGCTACTGCGGACGGACCGGCTGCATCGAGCGTTTCCTCTCGGGTCCCGGGCTGGCCCTCGACTACCAGGAGGCGACGGGCGACGCGGTCGAGCCGCCGGGGATCGTGGCGCGCTCCGAGGCGGGGGACGCAGCGGCCGACGCGGCCCTCGTCCGCTACGAGGAGCGCCTGGCACGCGGGCTCGCCTCGGTGATCAACGTGCTCGACCCGGACGTGATCGTTCTCGGCGGTGGCCTGTCGAACCTCAAGCGCCTCTATCGCGGCGTCCCGGAGCGCTGGGCGAGCTGGGTGTTCTCCGACCGGGTCGACACCCGGCTCGTCCCCCCCGCCCACGGCGACTCGAGCGGAGTGCGCGGCGCAGCCTGCCTCTGGCCCGCGAGCCGCGGCTAG
- a CDS encoding tetratricopeptide repeat protein: MRDPALRLQVGVRRGNGAIRGEKALLQCALVAAIGVVYLRSAAFGFVALDDAGYVAQNPHVLNGLTLDGVAWALKTTALGNWHPLTWLSLMVDAAIGGRSPAVFHLTNLLLHAGNTLLLFHLLAASTGLVRRAAVVAGLFAIHPLHVESVAWVSERKDVLCALFGLLALVAYRRYAERPGLGRYSLVGGALALGLTAKPMLVSVPVLLLLMDYWPLGRFRRGASRGASGSSTLVLEKLPLVALSVAAGATTIWAQAHERAVVSLESIPMGARVANAIVSCAWYLGKTFWPSGLAASYPYAPSGPSVPMAVASAAFLLAISALVLRQARSRPYLLTGWVWYLVSLGPVIGLVQVGIQPRADRYTYLPLVGPLIMLVWGGADLLGKVATSRARRLAVAAGAAAMAVALMAAAFVQVGYWKGTRELFTHAIAVSPGSAAAHDGLGFELLGAGQVREALAHFEEAVRIMPEYPEAHVNFGAALALSGRRDESLAQYREAVRLRPGDPKLVARLGSALVLEGSVEEGAAKLRNAVEADPDDGNALKLLGTALARLGREEEAVARLRQAVLLLPGDAELRVSLGVLLLARRDAAEAEAQFRDALRIAPGDAAAHRNLGVVLAKEGRYPEAIAHLEAALRADPSNEGARLNLERARRMAGGSP, encoded by the coding sequence GTGCGGGATCCTGCCCTGCGACTGCAAGTAGGGGTCCGGCGCGGCAACGGGGCAATCCGGGGAGAGAAGGCGCTGCTCCAGTGCGCCCTCGTCGCGGCGATCGGTGTCGTGTACCTGCGATCGGCCGCGTTCGGCTTCGTGGCGCTCGACGACGCCGGGTACGTCGCGCAGAACCCGCACGTGCTGAACGGCCTGACGCTCGACGGGGTCGCCTGGGCGCTCAAGACCACGGCGCTGGGGAACTGGCACCCGCTCACATGGCTCTCGCTGATGGTCGACGCGGCGATCGGCGGTCGGTCGCCGGCCGTCTTCCACCTGACGAACCTGCTGCTCCACGCCGGGAATACCCTGCTCCTGTTCCATCTGCTCGCCGCCTCGACCGGCCTCGTGCGGCGCGCCGCGGTCGTCGCGGGGCTGTTCGCAATCCACCCGCTCCACGTGGAGTCGGTGGCTTGGGTCTCGGAGCGGAAGGACGTCCTCTGCGCGCTCTTCGGCCTTCTGGCCCTCGTGGCCTACCGGCGGTACGCCGAGCGCCCCGGCTTGGGGCGCTACAGCCTCGTCGGCGGGGCGCTCGCGCTGGGCCTCACGGCGAAGCCGATGCTCGTGTCGGTCCCGGTGCTGCTGCTCCTGATGGACTACTGGCCTCTCGGTCGATTCCGGCGCGGGGCGAGCCGGGGCGCGAGCGGCTCGAGCACCCTGGTCCTGGAGAAGCTTCCCCTCGTCGCGTTGTCGGTGGCGGCCGGCGCGACCACGATCTGGGCCCAAGCCCACGAGCGCGCCGTCGTGAGTCTCGAGTCGATCCCCATGGGCGCCCGCGTCGCGAACGCGATCGTCTCGTGCGCGTGGTACCTCGGCAAGACGTTCTGGCCGTCGGGCCTCGCGGCCTCCTATCCCTACGCGCCCTCCGGGCCCTCCGTTCCAATGGCCGTGGCGTCCGCCGCGTTCCTTCTCGCAATTTCCGCTCTCGTCTTACGGCAGGCGCGGAGCCGCCCGTACCTGCTGACCGGCTGGGTCTGGTACCTCGTGAGCCTCGGTCCCGTCATCGGGCTGGTCCAAGTCGGAATCCAGCCACGGGCCGACCGCTACACGTACCTCCCTCTCGTTGGACCGTTGATCATGCTGGTGTGGGGAGGCGCGGATCTCCTGGGGAAGGTCGCCACGTCGCGAGCGCGGCGGCTCGCCGTCGCGGCGGGGGCCGCCGCGATGGCGGTCGCCCTGATGGCCGCCGCATTCGTTCAGGTCGGATACTGGAAGGGCACCCGGGAGCTCTTCACCCACGCGATCGCGGTGAGCCCCGGGAGCGCGGCGGCTCACGACGGGCTGGGGTTCGAGCTGCTCGGAGCGGGACAGGTGCGGGAGGCGCTGGCCCACTTCGAGGAGGCGGTGAGGATCATGCCGGAGTACCCGGAGGCTCACGTGAACTTTGGCGCGGCGCTGGCTCTCTCGGGGCGGCGGGACGAGTCGCTCGCGCAGTACCGCGAAGCCGTCCGATTGCGCCCCGGAGACCCGAAGCTCGTGGCCCGTCTCGGCTCGGCGCTGGTCCTGGAGGGGAGCGTCGAGGAAGGCGCCGCGAAGCTGCGGAACGCTGTGGAAGCGGACCCGGACGACGGAAACGCGCTGAAGCTCCTCGGAACGGCGCTCGCCCGATTGGGCCGCGAGGAGGAGGCCGTCGCGCGACTCCGGCAGGCGGTGCTCCTGCTCCCGGGCGACGCGGAGCTCCGCGTGAGCCTCGGCGTGCTTCTCCTCGCGCGGCGGGACGCGGCGGAGGCCGAAGCGCAGTTCCGCGACGCCCTGCGCATCGCACCCGGTGACGCCGCGGCGCACCGGAATCTCGGGGTGGTCCTGGCGAAAGAGGGACGCTACCCGGAAGCCATCGCGCACCTCGAGGCCGCGCTCCGGGCCGATCCGTCCAACGAGGGAGCGAGGCTGAACCTCGAGCGCGCGCGGAGGATGGCGGGAGGCTCGCCGTGA